Proteins encoded within one genomic window of bacterium:
- a CDS encoding uracil-DNA glycosylase, translating to MNWIDQVRLFLQQEIELYGDEPAFAARERRTVPISSAAFAASGSSGTVTGDLNPPMPLTVEPAQSLEELDQILQGCRQCSLGARGSVMVFGAGDPNADIVLVGEQPSQQDGWLGKLFSGEPGELLDRILGAIALKREKVYLCTLLKCSDAGNADLKEQDVEICLPYLLKQLALIRPKFILAMGRTAAGSLLRTKEPLSRLRGRLHSYGDAQVIVTYTPATLLRYPQFKRETWTDVQLLRRTYDDYIARSTEKT from the coding sequence ATGAATTGGATCGATCAAGTCAGATTGTTTCTTCAACAGGAGATCGAACTATATGGCGATGAACCGGCCTTCGCAGCCAGAGAACGCCGTACCGTCCCCATCTCCTCTGCTGCCTTTGCGGCGTCAGGCTCGTCGGGCACGGTCACCGGGGATTTAAATCCGCCGATGCCGCTGACGGTGGAGCCGGCTCAGTCCTTGGAGGAATTGGATCAGATCCTGCAGGGATGCCGGCAATGTTCTCTGGGAGCGCGAGGCTCTGTCATGGTTTTCGGCGCCGGTGATCCGAACGCGGACATCGTCCTGGTCGGCGAACAACCCTCTCAACAGGACGGCTGGCTCGGGAAACTCTTTTCCGGAGAGCCGGGAGAGCTGCTGGATCGCATTCTAGGCGCTATCGCGCTCAAACGCGAAAAGGTCTATCTGTGCACGCTGCTCAAGTGCTCTGATGCCGGAAATGCGGATCTGAAAGAGCAGGATGTTGAGATATGTCTGCCTTATCTTCTGAAACAACTGGCCCTGATTCGGCCCAAATTCATTCTGGCGATGGGACGTACAGCCGCCGGCTCTCTACTGCGCACTAAAGAGCCCTTGTCCCGGCTGCGCGGACGGTTGCATTCTTACGGCGACGCGCAGGTGATCGTAACCTACACTCCGGCGACGTTGCTGCGTTATCCCCAATTCAAGCGTGAAACCTGGACGGATGTCCAGCTGTTGCGCCGCACCTATGATGACTATATCGCCCGTTCAACGGAAAAAACCTAA
- the dnaB gene encoding replicative DNA helicase yields the protein MAESSDNILPMPPQAVDAEMAAIGALLIEPHAGNVVFEALDESAFYKEAHRKIFLAARRMFERNEPIDILTVSEELARTNDLEKIGGHYYLTELVERTPSAANIEHYCRIILNKSLLRRLIAVSSEIQQECFAASEDAYSVIDSAEQKIFALAEKRLRRDFTHISPILHQTFETIESFHDKLDGITGVTTGFIELDKILSGFQKSELIILAARPSVGKTALALNMAYHAAKKGVPVGIFSLEMASHQIAMRLLSTEARLDSQIIRTGRLNSGQWEILAKAAGYLAQTPIFIDDSPAMNIMEIRTKARRLKVEHNIGLLVVDYLQLVHGVGRIESRQIEIASISQSLKALAKELNIPVLSLSQLSRAVESRTTGSRPVLSDLRESGAIEQDADVVIFIHRPAAQGQQVEAGRENIAEIIVAKHRNGPTDTVELVFIGEYVMFANKEAVRKEDMSRSMEAY from the coding sequence ATGGCGGAAAGTAGCGACAACATACTGCCTATGCCCCCGCAAGCGGTGGATGCCGAGATGGCCGCCATCGGCGCGCTGCTCATCGAACCGCATGCGGGCAATGTGGTGTTTGAGGCCCTTGATGAATCCGCCTTTTACAAAGAGGCGCATCGCAAGATCTTCCTGGCCGCACGACGCATGTTCGAGCGTAACGAACCCATCGATATTCTAACCGTCTCAGAGGAACTGGCGCGGACAAATGATCTGGAAAAGATCGGCGGCCATTACTATTTGACCGAGCTGGTGGAGAGGACCCCCTCGGCGGCCAACATCGAGCACTATTGCCGCATCATTCTCAATAAATCGCTGCTGCGCCGGCTCATCGCGGTCTCCTCTGAGATTCAGCAGGAATGCTTCGCCGCCAGCGAAGATGCCTATTCGGTGATCGATTCCGCTGAGCAAAAGATCTTTGCCCTGGCGGAAAAAAGGCTGAGAAGGGATTTTACCCATATCAGCCCGATTCTGCACCAGACTTTTGAGACCATCGAATCGTTTCACGACAAATTGGATGGGATTACCGGCGTAACCACCGGATTTATCGAGTTGGATAAGATTTTATCCGGTTTCCAAAAGTCCGAACTGATCATTCTTGCAGCGCGACCTTCTGTGGGCAAAACCGCGTTGGCCTTGAACATGGCCTATCATGCGGCGAAAAAAGGAGTGCCGGTGGGCATTTTCAGCCTTGAAATGGCGTCGCACCAGATCGCCATGCGCCTGCTGAGCACCGAAGCGCGGCTGGATTCACAGATCATTCGTACCGGACGGTTAAACTCGGGACAGTGGGAGATCCTTGCCAAAGCGGCCGGCTATCTCGCTCAGACGCCCATTTTCATCGATGACAGCCCTGCCATGAATATCATGGAGATACGTACCAAAGCGCGAAGGCTTAAAGTCGAACACAACATAGGTCTGCTTGTAGTCGATTACCTACAACTGGTGCATGGTGTGGGACGCATTGAGAGCCGGCAGATCGAAATCGCCTCCATCTCCCAATCGCTGAAAGCGCTGGCAAAGGAGCTCAACATTCCGGTGCTGTCATTGTCGCAGCTCTCGCGAGCGGTTGAAAGCCGCACCACCGGCAGCCGTCCGGTGTTGAGCGATCTACGCGAGTCCGGCGCTATCGAACAAGACGCCGATGTGGTCATCTTTATTCATCGACCCGCCGCCCAAGGACAACAGGTGGAGGCCGGCAGGGAGAACATCGCCGAGATCATCGTGGCCAAGCATCGCAACGGCCCGACCGACACCGTAGAGCTGGTGTTCATCGGCGAATACGTCATGTTCGCCAATAAAGAAGCGGTTCGTAAAGAGGATATGTCCCGCTCTATGGAAGCTTATTAG